The following are encoded together in the bacterium genome:
- a CDS encoding ISNCY family transposase → MSKRQWKRLDAVERIERGALTVGEAAEVLGLSKRQVRRLRRAVGRRGAKGVQHGNTGRAPKHRLGEAVREQILELRRKKYDGFNDQHFTEKLGDVEGVKVSRASVQRLLRAAGIGPPRRRRAPKHRRRRDRKPQAGLMILWDGSRHEWLEGRGPMLCLMGAIDDATGELLPGASFVEQECAAGYLRVLRAIAEAKGLPYSAYMDRHGSLKRNDAHWTLEEELRGVQDPTQVGRALAALEIEVIYALSPQAKGRVERLWGTLQDRLVSELRLVGATTVEEANAVLEAFRAEHNQRFAIPPAEATPAWRPVRRGTDLSRICSFQYEATVLNDNTVRIGGLVLDIPPGPRKRSYAGTRVEVRQLLDGSWRVYGGDTVIATAAATSPGALRTLKRRRRRPPSAASVGKTPVALRAPSVSPTDMIPSPPR, encoded by the coding sequence ATGAGCAAGCGGCAATGGAAGCGGCTGGACGCCGTGGAGCGGATCGAGCGAGGGGCGCTGACGGTGGGAGAAGCGGCGGAGGTGCTGGGACTGTCGAAGCGGCAGGTGCGACGGCTGCGGCGGGCGGTGGGGCGGCGTGGGGCGAAAGGAGTGCAGCACGGGAACACGGGGCGGGCGCCGAAGCACCGCTTGGGGGAAGCGGTGCGGGAGCAGATCCTGGAGCTGCGGCGCAAGAAGTACGACGGGTTCAACGACCAGCACTTCACCGAGAAGCTGGGGGACGTGGAAGGGGTCAAGGTCTCTCGGGCCAGCGTGCAGCGGCTGCTGCGCGCGGCGGGCATCGGGCCGCCGCGCCGGCGGCGCGCCCCGAAACACCGCCGGCGCAGAGACCGCAAACCGCAGGCGGGGTTGATGATCCTCTGGGACGGCAGCCGACACGAGTGGCTCGAGGGGCGCGGGCCGATGCTGTGCCTGATGGGAGCGATCGATGACGCGACCGGCGAGCTGCTGCCTGGGGCGTCGTTCGTGGAGCAGGAGTGCGCGGCAGGGTACCTGCGGGTGCTGCGAGCGATCGCGGAGGCGAAAGGACTTCCGTACAGCGCCTACATGGATCGGCACGGGAGCCTGAAGCGCAACGACGCGCACTGGACGCTGGAAGAGGAGTTACGCGGGGTCCAAGACCCGACGCAGGTGGGCCGGGCGCTCGCGGCCTTGGAGATTGAGGTGATCTACGCGCTGTCGCCGCAGGCGAAGGGCCGAGTGGAGCGGCTGTGGGGCACGCTGCAGGATCGGTTGGTCTCCGAGCTCCGGTTGGTGGGGGCCACGACCGTGGAGGAGGCCAATGCCGTGCTGGAGGCCTTTCGGGCGGAGCACAACCAGCGGTTTGCCATTCCCCCGGCCGAGGCCACCCCGGCGTGGCGGCCGGTGCGACGGGGGACCGATCTGAGCCGGATCTGCAGCTTCCAGTACGAGGCGACCGTGCTGAACGACAACACCGTGCGGATCGGCGGCCTGGTCCTCGACATCCCGCCCGGCCCGCGCAAGCGCAGCTATGCGGGGACGCGCGTCGAGGTGCGCCAGCTCCTCGACGGCAGCTGGCGCGTCTACGGCGGCGACACGGTGATCGCCACGGCCGCCGCCACCTCGCCCGGCGCCCTCCGCACGCTCAAGCGCCGGCGGCGGCGGCCGCCGAGCGCCGCCTCGGTGGGGAAAACTCCAGTCGCCCTGCGGGCTCCTTCCGTTTCCCCCACCGACATGATCCCGTCACCACCACGATGA
- a CDS encoding glutathione S-transferase family protein, translated as MPTIYGVNASPFVRKVRVVLAEKNIPYELEPVFPGPMAPPEFRAISPLNKVPAFRDGERTLADSSVICAYLERTHPTPALYPSDPYEYARALWFEEWADGGLTPVAGGKVFFPLVVGPRFFGREVDRAAVQKTIDEELPPFFDYLEGELGAGDFLVGTAFSIGDIGVLTQFVNLGHAGVAPAAARWPKLAAYLARGLARPSFAALIEEEAPQFRG; from the coding sequence ATGCCGACGATCTACGGAGTCAACGCCTCGCCGTTCGTGCGCAAGGTGCGCGTCGTCCTGGCCGAGAAGAACATTCCCTACGAGCTCGAGCCGGTGTTTCCCGGGCCGATGGCGCCGCCGGAGTTTCGCGCCATCAGCCCACTGAACAAGGTCCCGGCCTTCCGCGACGGCGAGCGCACACTCGCCGATTCGTCGGTGATCTGCGCCTACCTCGAGCGCACGCATCCGACGCCGGCGCTGTATCCGAGCGATCCGTACGAGTACGCGCGCGCCCTCTGGTTCGAGGAGTGGGCGGACGGCGGGCTGACGCCGGTCGCCGGCGGCAAGGTGTTCTTTCCGCTGGTGGTCGGGCCGCGCTTCTTCGGCCGCGAGGTCGATCGCGCCGCCGTGCAGAAGACCATCGACGAGGAGCTGCCACCGTTCTTCGACTACCTCGAGGGCGAGCTCGGCGCCGGCGACTTCCTGGTCGGCACCGCCTTCTCGATCGGTGACATCGGCGTGCTGACCCAATTCGTGAACCTGGGCCATGCCGGCGTCGCGCCGGCCGCGGCGCGCTGGCCGAAGCTCGCCGCCTACCTGGCGCGCGGCCTGGCGCGGCCCTCGTTCGCGGCGCTGATCGAGGAAGAGGCGCCGCAGTTCCGCGGCTGA
- a CDS encoding aspartate ammonia-lyase — MTADDAAPRLPPQALYGLETARALENLAFSRHRLGDHPPYVAALAAVKRAAAAANRDAGVLDAARATAIADAAAALIAGAHREQLVVDPLGGGGSIGINMNVNEVLANLASEALGGQRHRGEPVHPLRHVNASQSTADVCHTAARLAVRDGAEPALRALAACIATLEARAAAFAAVPTLARTCLQDAMPTTADVLLRGHAAALARRADGLRAALEPLDAVVLGATVIGDGHGAPAAYRTRVVPALQAVVGRPLRAHPHPAAALQTGDDLAAVAAELGLLARALIKVAQDLRLLASGPRGGFGELRLPHVQAGSSVFAGKSNPVVPESVLQCACQVLGGERAVQEAHARAELHLQVFDAVALVNILDALAMLANVLERFEARCLRGIAIDDARCRALAASVVSRC; from the coding sequence ATGACCGCCGACGACGCCGCGCCCCGCCTGCCGCCGCAGGCGCTCTACGGCCTCGAGACGGCGCGCGCCCTGGAGAATCTCGCCTTCTCGCGCCACCGCCTCGGCGATCATCCGCCCTACGTCGCGGCCCTGGCGGCGGTGAAGCGGGCCGCCGCGGCCGCCAATCGCGACGCCGGCGTGCTCGATGCCGCGCGGGCGACGGCGATTGCCGACGCCGCGGCGGCGCTGATCGCCGGAGCGCACCGCGAGCAGCTCGTCGTCGACCCGCTGGGCGGCGGCGGCTCGATCGGCATCAACATGAACGTCAACGAGGTGCTCGCCAACCTCGCCAGCGAGGCGCTGGGTGGCCAGCGTCATCGCGGCGAGCCGGTGCACCCGCTGCGCCACGTCAACGCCTCGCAGTCGACGGCCGACGTCTGCCACACCGCCGCCCGCCTGGCGGTGCGCGACGGCGCCGAGCCGGCGCTGCGCGCCCTCGCGGCCTGCATTGCGACCCTCGAGGCGCGCGCCGCCGCGTTCGCGGCGGTGCCGACCCTCGCCCGCACCTGCCTGCAGGATGCGATGCCGACCACCGCCGACGTGCTGCTGCGCGGCCACGCGGCGGCGCTGGCGCGCCGCGCCGACGGGCTGCGCGCCGCGCTCGAGCCGCTCGACGCCGTGGTCCTCGGCGCGACGGTGATCGGCGACGGCCACGGCGCGCCGGCTGCCTATCGGACGCGCGTCGTGCCGGCGCTGCAGGCGGTGGTCGGCCGGCCGCTGCGCGCCCATCCGCATCCGGCGGCCGCGCTGCAGACCGGCGACGACCTGGCCGCCGTCGCCGCCGAGCTCGGGCTGCTGGCGCGGGCGCTCATCAAGGTGGCGCAGGACCTGCGGTTGCTCGCCTCCGGGCCGCGCGGCGGGTTCGGCGAGCTGCGCCTGCCGCACGTCCAGGCCGGCTCGAGCGTCTTCGCCGGCAAGTCCAACCCGGTGGTGCCGGAATCGGTGCTGCAGTGCGCCTGCCAGGTGCTCGGCGGCGAGCGCGCCGTGCAGGAGGCGCACGCCCGAGCCGAGCTCCACCTGCAGGTGTTCGACGCCGTCGCGCTGGTCAACATCCTCGATGCCCTGGCCATGCTGGCGAACGTCCTGGAGCGCTTCGAGGCCCGGTGCCTGCGCGGCATCGCGATCGACGACGCGCGCTGCCGGGCGCTGGCCGCCTCCGTGGTGAGCCGGTGCTGA
- a CDS encoding multidrug efflux RND transporter permease subunit has product MNFSAPFIRRPVATTLLTIAVALAGIIGFRMLPVAALPQVDFPTIQVSAALPGASPETMATSVAAPLERQFGRIAGITDMTSTSFLGSTSIVLQFDLDRNIDGAARDVQAAINAARGNLPSNLPANPTYRKVNPADAPILIYGITSDTIPIGRLYDITSTVLQQRLSEIQGVGQVFVGGSSLPAVRVDVNPSALSRYGLGLEDVRAALRASNLRRPKGELQAGARRWQIETNDQLDDAAGFRPLILHGSDGAVLRLSDVATVEDGTEDLFTAGVANNKPAVLLVLFRSPGANIIETVERVNEVMPQLQASLPAAVDMHLLLDRSPPIRASLRDVERALLTAVVLVIVVVFCFLGNARAALIPSVAVPVSLLGTAGVMYLLDYSLDNLSLMALTIATGFVVDDAIVVLENISRHIEDGMAPRQAAMQGAREITFTVLSMSASLIAVFIPILLMGGMVGRLFRELAVTLSVAIVISLLVSLTTTPAMCAALLRRHGPSQARAPGLSTRAVNAVLRVYDRSLRWALRHPRTILALTVLTVAVTAGLFAIVPKGFFPEEDAGRLTGALQASQDVSFQSVFKSLREVARIIGEDPAIDSVMAFTGGGGAGRGSAKNTARLFIGLKPFDQRSDSAEDVITRLRPKLAKVAGAQTFLQPIQDLRIGGRLGNALYQYTLQGERFDELAAWAPKVAERLRHLPQITDLNSDQQDAGLQATLVVDRDTAARLHVSPQRIDDTLNDAFGQRQVGIIYGDLNQYHVILELAPEHWQHPESLETLYVRSDDGRQVPLSALAHYVTDSTTLAVNHQGQFPAVTLSFNLAAGVALGDAVQAIEAATREIGLPNDIRGSFAGTAQAYQSSINHQPLLILAALVTVYIVLGILYESYVHPITILSTLPSAGVGAIAALLLFGIDLSVMALIGILLLIGIVKKNAIMMIDFALEAERTGGLTPAAAIEKACVLRFRPIMMTTMAALFGALPLAVGHGVGGELRRPLGLAIVGGLIVSQALTLYTTPVIYLYLERLRLWVGRARAAVTRRLALQLGHGTGA; this is encoded by the coding sequence ATGAATTTCTCGGCACCCTTCATCCGCCGACCGGTCGCCACCACGCTGCTCACCATCGCGGTGGCGCTGGCGGGGATCATCGGCTTCCGCATGTTGCCGGTGGCGGCGCTGCCGCAGGTGGACTTCCCCACCATCCAGGTCTCGGCGGCGCTGCCGGGCGCGAGCCCGGAGACGATGGCGACCTCGGTGGCGGCGCCGCTCGAGCGCCAGTTCGGCCGCATCGCCGGCATCACCGACATGACGTCGACCAGCTTCCTCGGCTCGACGTCGATCGTCCTGCAGTTCGACCTCGACCGCAACATCGACGGCGCCGCGCGCGACGTGCAGGCGGCGATCAACGCGGCGCGCGGCAATCTGCCCTCGAACCTCCCGGCCAACCCGACCTACCGCAAGGTGAATCCGGCCGACGCGCCGATCCTGATCTACGGCATCACCTCCGACACCATCCCGATCGGCAGGCTCTACGACATCACCTCCACGGTGCTGCAGCAGCGCCTCTCGGAGATCCAGGGCGTCGGCCAGGTGTTCGTCGGCGGCAGCTCGCTGCCGGCGGTGCGCGTCGACGTCAACCCGTCGGCGCTCAGCCGCTACGGCCTCGGGCTCGAGGACGTGCGCGCCGCGCTGCGCGCCAGCAACCTGCGGCGACCCAAGGGCGAGCTGCAGGCGGGCGCCCGGCGCTGGCAGATCGAGACCAACGACCAGCTCGACGACGCCGCCGGGTTCCGTCCGCTCATCCTGCACGGCAGCGACGGCGCGGTGCTGCGCCTGTCCGACGTCGCCACCGTCGAGGACGGCACCGAGGACCTCTTCACCGCCGGCGTCGCCAACAACAAGCCGGCGGTGCTGCTGGTGCTCTTCCGCAGCCCGGGCGCCAACATCATCGAGACCGTCGAGCGGGTGAACGAGGTCATGCCGCAGCTCCAGGCGTCGCTGCCGGCGGCGGTCGACATGCACTTGCTGCTCGATCGCTCGCCGCCGATCCGCGCCTCGCTGCGCGACGTCGAGCGCGCCCTGCTCACCGCCGTCGTCCTGGTCATCGTCGTCGTGTTCTGTTTCCTCGGCAACGCGCGCGCGGCGCTGATCCCCAGCGTGGCGGTGCCGGTGTCGCTGCTCGGCACCGCCGGGGTGATGTACCTGCTCGACTACAGCCTCGACAATCTGTCGCTGATGGCCCTGACCATCGCCACCGGCTTCGTGGTCGACGACGCCATCGTCGTGCTGGAGAACATCAGCCGCCACATCGAGGACGGCATGGCGCCGCGCCAGGCGGCGATGCAGGGCGCGCGCGAGATCACCTTCACCGTGCTGTCGATGAGCGCCTCGCTGATCGCCGTCTTCATCCCCATCCTGCTGATGGGCGGCATGGTGGGGCGCCTGTTCCGCGAGCTCGCGGTGACGCTCTCGGTGGCGATCGTCATCTCGTTGCTGGTGTCCCTCACCACGACGCCGGCGATGTGCGCGGCCCTCCTTCGCCGCCACGGGCCGTCCCAGGCGCGCGCGCCGGGCCTGAGCACGCGCGCCGTCAACGCCGTGCTGCGCGTCTACGACCGCAGCCTGCGCTGGGCGCTGCGCCACCCGCGCACGATCCTGGCGCTCACCGTCCTCACCGTCGCCGTCACCGCCGGCCTCTTCGCGATCGTGCCGAAGGGCTTCTTCCCGGAGGAGGACGCCGGCCGCCTCACCGGGGCGCTGCAGGCGAGCCAGGATGTCTCGTTCCAGAGCGTGTTCAAGAGCCTGCGCGAGGTCGCCCGCATCATCGGCGAGGATCCCGCCATCGACAGCGTCATGGCGTTCACCGGCGGCGGCGGCGCCGGACGCGGCTCGGCCAAGAACACCGCCCGCCTCTTCATCGGCCTCAAGCCATTCGACCAGCGCAGCGACAGCGCCGAGGACGTCATCACCCGCCTGCGCCCGAAGCTGGCGAAGGTGGCCGGCGCGCAGACCTTCCTGCAGCCGATCCAGGACCTGCGCATCGGCGGCCGCCTGGGCAACGCGCTCTACCAGTACACCCTGCAGGGCGAGCGTTTCGACGAGCTCGCGGCCTGGGCGCCGAAGGTCGCCGAGCGCCTGCGTCACCTGCCGCAGATCACCGATCTCAACAGCGACCAGCAGGACGCGGGCCTGCAGGCGACGCTGGTCGTCGACCGCGACACCGCCGCCCGCCTGCACGTCTCGCCGCAGCGCATCGACGACACGCTGAACGACGCCTTCGGCCAGCGCCAGGTGGGGATCATCTACGGCGACCTCAACCAGTACCACGTCATCCTCGAGCTGGCGCCGGAACACTGGCAGCACCCGGAGTCGCTCGAGACCCTCTACGTGCGCTCGGACGACGGGCGGCAGGTGCCGCTCAGCGCGCTGGCGCACTACGTGACCGACTCGACCACCCTCGCCGTCAACCACCAGGGCCAGTTCCCGGCCGTGACCCTGTCGTTCAACCTCGCCGCCGGCGTCGCCCTCGGCGACGCGGTGCAGGCGATCGAGGCGGCCACGCGCGAGATCGGCCTGCCGAACGACATCCGCGGCAGCTTCGCCGGCACGGCGCAGGCCTATCAGTCGTCGATCAACCACCAGCCGCTGCTCATCCTCGCCGCGCTGGTCACCGTCTACATCGTCCTCGGCATCCTCTACGAGAGCTACGTCCACCCGATCACGATTCTCTCCACCCTGCCGTCGGCGGGCGTCGGCGCCATCGCCGCGCTGCTGCTCTTCGGCATCGACCTCAGCGTGATGGCGCTGATCGGCATCCTGCTGCTGATCGGCATCGTCAAGAAGAACGCGATCATGATGATCGACTTCGCCCTCGAGGCGGAGCGCACCGGCGGCCTGACGCCGGCGGCGGCGATCGAGAAGGCCTGCGTCCTGCGCTTCCGCCCCATCATGATGACCACCATGGCGGCGCTGTTCGGCGCCCTGCCCCTGGCGGTGGGGCACGGCGTCGGCGGCGAGTTGCGCCGCCCGCTCGGCCTCGCCATCGTCGGCGGCCTCATCGTCAGCCAGGCGCTGACGCTCTACACGACGCCGGTGATCTACCTCTACCTCGAGCGCCTGCGCCTCTGGGTCGGCCGCGCGCGCGCCGCCGTCACCCGCCGCCTGGCGCTCCAGCTCGGACACGGAACCGGAGCATGA
- a CDS encoding efflux transporter outer membrane subunit has translation MTTPRSTHALLALSLLWLAGCAVGPDYQRPAAPMTDAFKENETWKSAAPADAIQRGAWWEVYGDPQLGALVERVSVSNQNLLAAEAQFRQARALVGSARSAFFPQAAVGLSFSRSHQSGTLHNNLGGSGTNVSDYAMPVSIGWELDVWGRIRRNVESSEASAQASAADVESARLSLQAELAADYFQLRSVDADRAILDDSIAVFERSLKLTQSRYEGGIASRDDIAQAQTQLESTRAQAIDLGVQRAALEHAIAVLMGEPPARFSLPPMPLDAEPPAIPVGVPSQLLERRPDVAAAERAMAAANAQIGVAIAAYYPTVTLSASGGFESSHIDQWFTWPSRFFSVGPTISETIYDGGYRASQTAAARAQYDNTVAGYRQSVLTAFQQVEDNLAALRILEQEATVTAAAVAAARESVALTTNRYKEGNASYLDVVVTQAAALNNERTANDVRGRRMLASVQLIQALGGGWDASTLPTPKQLVAEE, from the coding sequence ATGACCACGCCGCGCTCGACGCACGCGCTGCTCGCGCTGTCGCTGCTGTGGCTCGCCGGCTGCGCGGTGGGCCCCGACTACCAGCGGCCGGCCGCGCCGATGACCGACGCCTTCAAGGAGAACGAGACCTGGAAGTCCGCCGCGCCGGCGGACGCCATCCAGCGCGGCGCCTGGTGGGAGGTGTACGGCGATCCCCAGCTCGGCGCGCTGGTGGAGCGGGTGAGCGTGTCGAACCAGAACCTGCTCGCCGCCGAGGCGCAGTTCCGCCAGGCGCGGGCGCTGGTCGGCTCGGCGCGCTCGGCGTTCTTCCCCCAGGCCGCGGTGGGGCTGTCGTTCAGCCGCTCGCACCAGTCGGGCACGCTGCACAACAACCTCGGCGGCTCGGGGACCAACGTCTCCGACTACGCCATGCCGGTCAGCATCGGGTGGGAGCTCGACGTCTGGGGCCGCATCCGCCGCAACGTCGAGTCGAGCGAGGCCAGCGCCCAGGCCTCCGCCGCCGACGTCGAGTCGGCCCGCCTCAGCCTGCAGGCCGAGCTGGCGGCCGACTACTTCCAGTTGCGCAGCGTCGACGCCGACCGCGCCATCCTCGACGACAGCATCGCCGTCTTCGAGCGCTCGCTGAAGCTCACCCAGAGCCGCTACGAGGGCGGCATCGCCTCCCGCGACGACATCGCCCAGGCGCAGACGCAACTGGAGAGCACGCGCGCCCAGGCGATCGACCTCGGCGTCCAGCGCGCCGCGCTCGAGCACGCCATCGCGGTGCTGATGGGCGAGCCGCCGGCCCGCTTCTCGCTGCCGCCGATGCCGCTCGACGCCGAGCCGCCGGCGATTCCGGTCGGCGTGCCCTCGCAACTGCTCGAGCGGCGCCCCGACGTCGCCGCCGCCGAGCGCGCGATGGCGGCCGCCAACGCGCAGATCGGCGTCGCCATCGCCGCCTACTATCCGACGGTCACCCTCAGCGCCTCGGGCGGCTTCGAGAGCTCGCACATCGACCAGTGGTTCACCTGGCCGAGCCGCTTCTTCTCCGTCGGTCCGACGATCTCGGAGACCATCTACGACGGCGGCTACCGCGCCTCGCAGACCGCGGCCGCGCGCGCCCAGTACGACAACACCGTCGCCGGCTACCGGCAGAGCGTGCTGACCGCCTTCCAGCAGGTCGAGGACAACCTGGCGGCGCTGCGCATCCTCGAGCAGGAGGCGACCGTCACCGCCGCCGCCGTCGCCGCCGCCCGCGAGTCGGTGGCGCTGACCACCAACCGCTACAAGGAAGGCAACGCCAGCTACCTCGACGTCGTCGTCACCCAGGCGGCCGCGCTCAACAACGAGCGCACCGCCAACGACGTCCGCGGCCGCCGCATGCTCGCCAGCGTCCAGCTCATCCAGGCGTTGGGCGGCGGCTGGGACGCCTCGACGCTGCCGACGCCGAAGCAGCTCGTGGCGGAGGAGTGA
- a CDS encoding 2OG-Fe(II) oxygenase gives MAAAVDPAALIDLTRYPILDPAGARLREVLAWARAQLRETGACEVPGFLTAAGLAAIRADALALAPTAYRSEGYGTAYLELPDFALPEDHPRRWIGRAAVGVVAYDMFPVDSPLRRLYEWDPFMRFIEAVLERGVLHRYADPLGALNLAVMGDGDELQWHFDMTDFVVSLAVQDADEGGDFEVAPRIRSAGDERYEAVARVLRGEGDDVVRLPMTPGTLLIFEGRHSVHRVSRIAGPTERLVGLLAYDTKAGTCSSELLRLARYGRTG, from the coding sequence ATGGCCGCAGCCGTCGATCCCGCCGCCCTCATCGACCTGACCCGCTACCCGATCCTCGATCCCGCCGGCGCCCGCCTGCGCGAGGTGCTGGCCTGGGCGCGCGCCCAACTGCGCGAGACCGGCGCCTGCGAGGTGCCGGGCTTCCTCACAGCCGCCGGCCTGGCGGCGATCCGGGCCGACGCGCTGGCGCTGGCGCCGACCGCCTATCGCAGCGAGGGGTACGGGACGGCGTACCTCGAGCTGCCGGACTTCGCCTTGCCCGAGGACCATCCGCGCCGCTGGATCGGTCGCGCCGCGGTCGGCGTCGTCGCCTACGACATGTTCCCCGTCGACTCGCCGCTGCGCCGCCTCTACGAGTGGGATCCGTTCATGCGCTTCATCGAGGCCGTTCTCGAGCGCGGCGTGCTCCACCGCTACGCCGATCCGCTCGGGGCGCTGAACCTGGCGGTGATGGGCGACGGCGACGAGCTGCAGTGGCACTTCGACATGACCGACTTCGTCGTCTCGTTGGCGGTGCAGGACGCCGACGAGGGCGGCGACTTCGAGGTCGCGCCGCGCATTCGCAGCGCCGGCGACGAGCGTTACGAGGCGGTCGCCCGCGTCCTGCGCGGCGAGGGCGACGACGTCGTCCGGCTGCCGATGACGCCCGGCACGCTGCTCATCTTCGAGGGCCGCCATTCGGTGCATCGCGTCAGCCGCATCGCGGGACCGACCGAGCGCCTGGTCGGCCTCCTCGCCTACGACACCAAAGCCGGCACCTGCAGCAGCGAGCTGCTGCGCCTGGCGCGCTACGGCCGCACCGGATGA